A genomic window from Pungitius pungitius chromosome 12, fPunPun2.1, whole genome shotgun sequence includes:
- the LOC119220244 gene encoding gastrula zinc finger protein XlCGF57.1-like yields the protein MKVLYTPVKSENDVEEALSSHLYQRHTKQMETEGDGEDSRVPEPDRNSCLDCPTEPDSNENAEDSSEPKDSGDRKETFGCLKKMKGHMMTHTSGKPFSCSECGKCFALSGSLKIHMRCHTGEKPFSCSECGKCFTTSGQLKIHMIFHTGAKPFSCSECGKCFTVSGRLKTHMRCHTGEKPFSCSECGKCFTTSGQLKIHMIFHTGAKPFSCSQCGKCFALSKSLKAHMRCHTGEKPFSCSQCGKCFALSGSLKIHMRCHTGEKPFSCSECGKCFTTSGQLKTHMIFHTGAKPFSCSQCGKCFATSGQLKIHMRCHTGEKPFSCSECGKCFTVSGSLKTHMRCHTGEKPFSCSECGKCFTVSGRLKTHMRCHTGEKPFSCSQCGKCFTTSRQLKIHMIFHTGAKPFSCSQCGKCFALSESLKAHMRCHTGEKPFSCSECGKCFPVSGRLKTHMKIHTGEKPFSCSQCGKCFALSGRLKTHMIIHTGEKPFSCSECGKCFTVKGHLNRHMRCHTGEKPVLTLHVI from the coding sequence ATGAAGGTCTTATACACtcctgtgaaaagtgaaaatgatGTAGAGGAAGCTCTGTCCTCTCACCTTTATCAGAGACATActaaacagatggagacagaaggtgatggagaggacagtAGAGTACCAGAACCAGACAGGAACTCTTGTCTAGATTGTCCCACAGAACCAGATAGCAATGAAAATGCTGAAGACTCTTCTGAGCCTAAGGACAGTGGTGATCGTAAGGAAACATTTGGTTGccttaaaaaaatgaagggacacatgatgacccacacatcagggaaacctttcagctgctcagagtgtggtaaatgtttcgctttaagtggaagtcttaagatacacatgagatgtcacacaggggaaaagcctttcagttgctcagagtgtggtaaatgtttcactacaaGCGGACaactgaagatacacatgatATTTCACACAGGggcgaaacctttcagctgctcagagtgtggtaaatgtttcactgtaagtggacgtcttaagacacacatgcgatgtcacacaggggaaaagccttttagctgctcagagtgtggtaaatgtttcactacaaGCGGACaactgaagatacacatgatATTTCACACAGGggcgaaacctttcagctgctcacagtgtggtaaatgtttcgcttTAAGTAAAAGTCTTAAggcacacatgagatgtcacacaggggagaaacctttcagctgctcacagtgtggtaaatgtttcgctttaagtggaagtcttaagatacacatgagatgtcacacaggggaaaagcctttcagttgctcagagtgtggtaaatgtttcacaacaAGCGGACAACTGAAGACACACATGATATTTCACACAGGggcgaaacctttcagctgctcacagtgtggtaaatgtttcgcaACAAGCGGACaactgaagatacacatgagatgtcacacaggggagaaacctttcagctgctcagagtgtggtaaatgtttcactgtaagtggaagtcttaagacacacatgagatgtcacacaggggagaaacctttcagctgctcagagtgtggtaaatgtttcactgtaagtggacgtcttaagacacacatgcgatgtcacacaggggaaaagccttttagctgctcacagtgtggtaaatgtttcactacaaGCAGACaactgaagatacacatgatATTTCACACAGGggcgaaacctttcagctgctcacagtgtggtaaatgtttcgcttTAAGTGAAAGTCTTAAggcacacatgagatgtcacacaggggagaaacctttcagctgctcagagtgtggtaaatgtttccccGTAAGTGGacgtcttaagacacacatgaaaattcacacaggggagaaacctttcagctgctcacagtgtggtaaatgtttcgcttTAAGTGGAAGgcttaagacacacatgataattcacacaggggagaaacctttcagttgctcagagtgtggtaaatgttttactgtaaaaGGACATCTGAatagacacatgagatgtcacacaggagaaaaaCCTGTGctcacattacatgttatttag